The window GCCAGCAGTGCGCCGGCGATCTGGTACTGCTGCGGGTCACGACCGGACGAGAACGGCAGCACGAGCCACAGGCAGGTGATGATGCCGATGACGGGGATGATGACGCCGGCACGGAAGTGCTTGTGGTCGACCTTGTCGCGGCGGAGCACGAGCACCGTCAGGTTCACGACGGCGAACACGGTGAGCAGCAGGAGCGAGGTCGTGCCACCGAGGACGACCACGATCGGGGAGTCCGGGTCGAGCGAGACCCAGCCGATGAGCAGCAGGGAGATCGCGGTGGTGAAGACGATCGCGTTCGACGGGGTGCGACGGGCGGGGGAGATGCGGGCCAGGAAGCCCGGCAGCACGCCCTGCTTGCTCATGCCGTACAGCAGGCGCGACGCCATCATCATGTTGATCAGGGCGGTGTTGGCCACGGCGAACATCGAGATGAAGGGCAGCAGGTCGGCGATCGGGAAGTCCGGCGCCGCGGTCTGCACGACGGTCACGAGCGGGGTCTCGTTGCCGGCGAGCTCACCGATCGGCACGACAGCGACGGCGCAGATGGACACGAGCGTGTAGATCACGGCCGTGATGCCGAGGCCGGTGAGCATGACCTTCGGGAAGATCCGCGAGGGGTCCTTCGTCTCCTCCGCCATGTTCACCGAGTCCTCGAAGCCGACCATCGCGAAGAACGCCAACGACGTCGCCGTGGAGATCGACATGAGCAGGGTCTTGTCCTCGGGGGTCTCGAACATCACCACGCGCGAGAAGTCCGCGTTGCCGCCCGCGATGGCCCAGAAACCGATGAGGATCACCATGACGAGACCGGACAGTTCGACCAGGGTGAGGACGACGTTCGTCTTCACGCTCTCGCTGACGCCGCGGAAGTTGATCGCCATCACCGCGAGCATGAAGCCCATGGCGATCAGCATCACGACGACGTTCGGCAATTCGAGGCCGAACCCGACGCCGAGGTTGGCGGCGAACGCGCGCGACGCCGTCGACGCCGAGGTGATGCCGGAGCACATCACGATGAAGGTCACGATGAAGGTGATGAAGTGGACGCCGAACGCCTTGTGCACGTAGAGCGCAGCGCCCGCGGTCTGCGGGTACTTCGTCACGAGTTCCAGGTACGAGAACGCCGTCAGCAGGGCGACCGCGAAGGCGATGAGGAAGGGGAGCCACGCTGCTCCTCCGACCTCTGCCGCAACCTGACCGGTGAGCGCGTAGACACCCGTCCCCAGGATGTCGCCGACGATGAACAGCAGCAGGAGCTTGGGACCGATGACCCGGCGGAGCTCGGGCTGCTCCTGCTGTGGTCGGTCCGTCTTCGTGGTGGCCATGCGTCACCCTTGCGCGCGGGACACCTTGCTGTCTAGTCCCACAGGAAGGTTTCTCGCGATCGCAACACGGTCGCTCGGCGACGGATACTCTCCGGGCCATGGACCACGAGCCGAACACCACCGAAGAGCCCGTCGAGTTCGCCGACTTCAACGCGAAGCTGCTGGTGCTCGACGTCCTCTGCTACGACCTCGACGTCCTCGACCCGTACGACCCGGAGACCGCCGACGAGACGGACGAGGACCTCGACGTGGACGGCCAGGACGACCGCGCCCGCGAGTACTACGACGACCTGGAACTCCTGCCGTCGCACCTGTCGCTCGTCACGGAGCTCACCGTCGACACCGACCTCGAGGTGCTCCAGGACGTGCACCCCGGTTGGGAGGGCTCCGACGACCGCTTCGACCCGCAGAACTGGGACGACGTCCTCGACCTGCCGGCACTCCGCACCGTGTACGCCGCGGCACCGCTGCCCGCCCACGTCGCCGAGGCCCTGGCCGCGAAGGACATCGAGGTCCGCTCGGCCTGAGCGGGCACCCGACCTGGGCTACCGGGCCAGCGCCTGCAGCTGCTCGGTGAACTGCTTCGCGCCGCCCTGTGCCGGGTGCCGGACGGCGATCGCCTCGATGCCGGCCAGCGCGAGCGCACCCTGGGCCTTCCGACCCACGGCGACGACCCGGACCCGGTCGACGCCACCGAGTGCCTCGAGCAGTGCGAGGGCGACGGGTGCTCCCGAACGCACCTCGGCCGGACGGGGTGTGCGGTTCGTCCGGCGGTCCGGTGCGACGAAGGGGTGGTGCGGGAAGATCGCCCACGCCACGGGCAGCGGTCCGGTCCAGTCGGACAGCGCAGCCTGCACGACGCGCGAGGACGCCTCCCACGGTGCCGTCGGCTCAGGAGGTGCGGAGTACCCG of the Curtobacterium sp. TC1 genome contains:
- a CDS encoding DUF6892 domain-containing protein; amino-acid sequence: MDHEPNTTEEPVEFADFNAKLLVLDVLCYDLDVLDPYDPETADETDEDLDVDGQDDRAREYYDDLELLPSHLSLVTELTVDTDLEVLQDVHPGWEGSDDRFDPQNWDDVLDLPALRTVYAAAPLPAHVAEALAAKDIEVRSA
- a CDS encoding APC family permease → MATTKTDRPQQEQPELRRVIGPKLLLLFIVGDILGTGVYALTGQVAAEVGGAAWLPFLIAFAVALLTAFSYLELVTKYPQTAGAALYVHKAFGVHFITFIVTFIVMCSGITSASTASRAFAANLGVGFGLELPNVVVMLIAMGFMLAVMAINFRGVSESVKTNVVLTLVELSGLVMVILIGFWAIAGGNADFSRVVMFETPEDKTLLMSISTATSLAFFAMVGFEDSVNMAEETKDPSRIFPKVMLTGLGITAVIYTLVSICAVAVVPIGELAGNETPLVTVVQTAAPDFPIADLLPFISMFAVANTALINMMMASRLLYGMSKQGVLPGFLARISPARRTPSNAIVFTTAISLLLIGWVSLDPDSPIVVVLGGTTSLLLLTVFAVVNLTVLVLRRDKVDHKHFRAGVIIPVIGIITCLWLVLPFSSGRDPQQYQIAGALLALGVVLWAVTWFTHGRKQPEKAPTGLVTEPTKVQHPPHDHRDV
- a CDS encoding uracil-DNA glycosylase — its product is MTAFDAFWAALDAVPVEPDAEALYDLGSAEGRLRRSNLQRYLERFGPAADTLLVAEAPGWRGMTNTGIPFTSMRELGPGYSAPPEPTAPWEASSRVVQAALSDWTGPLPVAWAIFPHHPFVAPDRRTNRTPRPAEVRSGAPVALALLEALGGVDRVRVVAVGRKAQGALALAGIEAIAVRHPAQGGAKQFTEQLQALAR